Proteins encoded in a region of the Euleptes europaea isolate rEulEur1 chromosome 3, rEulEur1.hap1, whole genome shotgun sequence genome:
- the PLD3 gene encoding 5'-3' exonuclease PLD3 codes for MGVEAKRALMKAPPLTCPLMEEDWRCQSMGCKESRAGGAFLSLPDRVSFDSLPPSFQLKILHSPEEELGGPAGRAPPQGFHCVLVMAILGTLLVAALLIYTFLLPFHGSAQGENVTAAPYLDDLCNDPCRIVLVESIPEGLVYEDNSTASPSTFEAWWKLLADARSTVDIAAFYWTLQNKDTHTQDPSASQGEEVLAELLKLTKRGIATRIAVNPPSSRLPSTDLWVLEESGAQIRKVDLPKLTSGVLHTKFWIVDQTHVYLGSANMDWRALTQVKELGVAVYNCSCLARDLGKLFEAYWALGLPNATIPSPWPANFSTPYSKDTPLGLKLNGTDAGVYLSSSPPALCATGRTRDLEAVLSVIDGAREFVYIAVMSYLPTMEFSHPRRFWPVIDDHLRKVAYERRVRVRLLVGCWKHSKATMFPFLRSLAAMQDNRTRYSIEVRLFVVPANETQVKIPYARVNHNKYMVSDQVAYIGTSNWSGDYFLHTAGSALVVNQSQVEAGDQPTVRDQLEAVFERDWNSRYSRELSLLGQSDDLCGGH; via the exons ATGGGCGTGGAAGCCAAAAGAGCCCTGATGAAGGCCCCTCCACTGACATgtcccctgatggaggaggactg GCGATGCCAGTCCATGGGCTGTAAGGAAAGCCGGGCAGGCGGCGCCTTCCTTTCCCTGCCAGACCGAGTCTCCTTtgattctcttcctccttccttccagtTGAAGATCCTGCATAGCCCCGAGGAGGAGCTGGGGGGTCCTGCTGGCCGGGCCCCACCTCAG GGCTTCCACTGCGTCTTGGTGATGGCCATTTTGGGAACCCTGCTGGTGGCCGCCCTCCTGATCTAtaccttcctccttcccttccacggTTCGGCCCAGGGAGAGAATGTGACGGCTGCCCCCTACCTGGACGACCTGTGCAATGACCCCTGCAG GATCGTGCTGGTGGAAAGCATCCCCGAAGGGCTGGTGTACGAGGATAACAGCACCGCCAGTCCCTCCACCTTCGAGGCCTGGTGGAAACTTCTGGCTGATGCTAGAAGCACTGTGGACATTGCAGCTTTCTACTGGACCCTCCaaaacaaagacacacacacccaggatcCCTCAGCCAGCCAG GGGGAAGAAGTCCTGGCAGAGCTGCTGAAGCTGACCAAGAGAGGCATCGCCACGCGGATCGCGGTCAACCCTCCTTCCTCCAGGCTGCCCAGCACGGACCTCTGGGTGCTGGAAGAGAGCG GGGCACAGATTCGCAAAGTGGACCTGCCGAAGCTGACATCTGGAGTCCTTCACACCAAATTCTGGATCGTGGACCAGACACATGTCTACCTTGGGAGTGCAAACATGGACTGGCGAGCCCTCACCCAG gtgaaggagctgggtgtggcCGTCTACAACTGCAGCTGCCTGGCCCGGGACTTGGGAAAGCTGTTTGAGGCGTACTGGGCCCTGGGGCTGCCAAACGCCACCATCCCCTCGCCCTGGCCCGCCAACTTCTCCACCCCCTACAGCAAGGACACCCCCCTTGGCCTGAAGCTGAACGGCACTGATGCTGGGGTGTATCTTTCG AGCTCCCCCCCAGCCCTGTGTGCCACAGGGCGGACCAGAGACCTTGAGGCTGTTCTGAGCGTCATCGATGGGGCTCGGGAGTTTGTCTACATAGCTGTGATGAGCTACTTGCCCACCATGGAGTTCTCACACCCCAGGAG GTTCTGGCCAGTGATAGATGACCACCTGCGGAAGGTGGCCTACGAGAGGAGAGTCCGTGTCCGCCTCCTGGTTGGCTGCTGGAAGCACTCCAAGGCCACTATGTTTCCGTTCCTGCGGTCACTGGCAGCCATGCAGGACAATCGAACCCGCTACAGCATCGAAGTG AGGCTCTTTGTGGTCCCAGCAAATGAGACGCAAGTCAAGATCCCTTATGCCCGGGTGAACCACAACAAGTACATGGTGTCAGACCAAGTGGCATATATTG GCACGTCCAACTGGTCTGGGGACTACTTCCTCCACACGGCCGGGTCTGCTCTGGTGGTCAATCAGAGTCAGGTGGAGGCCGGGGACCAGCCGACTGTCCGCGATCAGCTGGAGGCTGTGTTTGAACGGGACTGGAACTCGCGCTACAGCCGGGAACTGAGCTTGCTGGGCCAGTCAGATGATCTCTGTGGGGGCCACTGA
- the HIPK4 gene encoding homeodomain-interacting protein kinase 4: MVTIESASDYYDVFEILGKGTFGEVVKSWKRSSGEMVAIKILKNDSYRSRIIKNELKLLQTMAEVDAEESHIVQFHEFFHDELKFYLVFELLEQNLFDFQKEHNFSPLPVRHIRTVTTQVLRALSKLKELSIIHADLKPENIMLVDQVRYPFRVKVIDFGSASIFNEVRYVKEPYIQSRFYRAPEILLGLPFCEKVDVWSLGCVMAELHLGWPLYPGNNEYDQIRYICETQGMPRHTLLNAARKAHLFFKRGQHQETTNAWQLKTPAEYLADTKVKSVERRKYVLKSLDQMETLNVHKMIYPDTEALAEYFDLRSMVELIKRMLTWDSHERITPSAALKHPYVSTQPLKQNYSGTQYYQACLRSLQESLPTSGKAGDEEEGMQLYGALEEERFYATQEPFPEENAHSVQRTTSQMDDLSLAEAGQDLPLTVWDEGGLYEPLSGPAEAASGRRKTLHPNFRLRHEQEPILAYYRNRHSSPKQRKASRHTQPDLTFNNLILLGQSSPEDTAGWGKGSSSSATSLPESSAREGPCLPQSLMLSPTMQNIIRSPGWAARRDIAAPEQRAPSEVFEPAAAARPGPHVWQPLDDWLAEPGLERSTLPPPAAAALHGPRARPALQPFLQHIASHH, encoded by the exons ATGGTCACAATTGAGTCGGCGTCTGACTACTACGACGTGTTCGAGATCCTGGGGAAGGGCACTTTCGGGGAAGTGGTGAAGAGCTGGAAACGGAGCAGCGGGGAGATGGTGGCCATTAAGATCCTGAAGAACGACTCCTACCGGAGCCGGATCATCAAGAATGAGCTGAAGCTACTGCAGACCATGGCGGAGGTGGATGCAGAGGAGTCACACATCGTCCAGTTCCACGAGTTCTTCCATGACGAGCTCAAGTTCTACCTGGTCTTTGAACTCCTAGAGCAGAACCTTTTTGACTTTCAGAAAGAGCACAACTTCTCCCCTTTGCCCGTCCGGCACATCCGCACTGTGACCACGCAGGTGCTCAGAGCCCTGTCCAAGCTGAAAGAGCTGTCCATCATCCACGCAGACCTGAAGCCCGAGAACATCATGCTGGTAGACCAGGTGAGATACCCTTTCCGCGTCAAGGTGATCGACTTTGGCTCGGCCAGCATCTTCAACGAGGTGCGCTATGTCAAAGAGCCGTATATCCAGTCCCGGTTCTATCGGGCCCCAGAAATATTGCTGGGCTTGCCATTCTGTGAGAAAGTAGACGTGTGGTCCTTGGGGTGCGTCATGGCGGAGCTCCACCTCGGCTGGCCCCTGTACCCTGGAAACAACGAATACGACCAGATAAGGTACATCTGCGAGACCCAAGGGATGCCCCGGCACACCCTCCTCAATGCGGCCCGGAAGGCCCATCTCTTCTTCAAAAGGGGGCAGCATCAGGAGACGACCAACGCCTGGCAGCTGAAAACACCGGCTGAGTACCTGGCAGACACCAAGGTGAAGTCGGTGGAGAGGAGGAAGTATGTGCTGAAGTCTCTGGACCAGATGGAAACACTGAATGTCCACAAGATGATCTACCCGGACACTGAGGCCTTGGCCGAATACTTTGACCTGCGGAGCATGGTGGAGCTCATCAAGAGGATGCTGACCTGGGACTCCCATGAGCGCATCACCCCCAGCGCAGCTCTGAAGCACCCCTACGTCTCCACACAGCCGCTGAAGCAGAACTACAGCGGCACCCAGTACTACCAGGCGTGCCTGCGGAGCCTGCAGGAGTCCCTGCCCACCAGCGGCAAGGCTGGGGACGAGGAGGAGGGCATGCAGCTGTACGGCGCCCTGGAAGAGGAGCGCTTCTATGCCACACAGGAGCCCTTCCCGGAGGAGAACGCCCACAGTGTCCAGCGGACCACCAGCCAAATGGACGACCTCAGCCTGGCCGAAGCAGGCCAGGACCTGCCCCTCACGGTGTGGGATGAAGGAGGGCTTTATGAGCCCCTCTCTGGCCCCGCAGAGGCAGCCTCTGGCCGGCGCAAGACCCTCCACCCGAACTTTCGCCTGCGCCACGAGCAGGAACCCATCCTGGCCTACTACAGGAACCGGCACAGCAGTCCCAAGCAGCGCAAGGCCTCCCGCCACACGCAGCCCGACCTCACCTTCAACAACCTGATCCTGTTGGGCCAGTCCTCACCCGAGGACACGGcaggctgggggaaggggagcagcagcagcgccaCGTCCCTGCCAGAGTCCAGCGCCAGGGAGGGCCCCTGCCTGCCTCAGAGCCTGATGCTTTCGCCCACCATGCAG AACATCATCCGCAGCCCTGGCTGGGCGGCCAGGAGGGACATTGCAGCCCCGGAGCAG CGAGCGCCGTCGGAGGTCTTCGAGCCGGCCGCCGCCGCGCGGCCCGGGCCCCACGTCTGGCAGCCCCTCGACGACTGGCTGGCAGAGCCCGGCCTGGAGAGGAGCACCCTCCCGCCGCCGGCGGCCGCGGCGCTGCACGGCCCTCGGGCCCGCCCGGCCCTCCAGCCCTTCCTGCAACACATCGCCAGCCACCACTGA